Proteins found in one Salvia splendens isolate huo1 chromosome 10, SspV2, whole genome shotgun sequence genomic segment:
- the LOC121751741 gene encoding uncharacterized protein LOC121751741: MDATATTHGLPPGPGGEPIAAQILEISLISAQDLTPLSKSMRTYAVAWINPSQKVTTQTDHHHTNPTWNDKFTFHVDIQALFAINANLHVEIYTVSWFRHVLVGTVNVLVSDLLAPAIRGSPQQNTRFVALQIRRPSGTPQGILNMGITFTDNSLRAMLRQHHHENFSEVYGKANNPPREAGGDHGGGFRKKIQLWRRSASESEINHDDFPLKSGSVCNGSMINGSVCNGSICNGSMIYGSELCSDIGPSASIVAADMAMKMQPPPMARPHVIKHVEHADDSSSIVEEMTMEDAMAKGYIPRVAGDRWRRVVYDGDQSEMSAMGSRHARGNSDGGLFSCIVYGIEIKIACGGGGNNPGGGKHGNAAGADRRRELH; encoded by the coding sequence ATGGATGCCACAGCCACCACCCACGGCCTGCCACCGGGCCCCGGCGGAGAGCCCATCGCGGCCCAAATCCTCGAGATCAGCCTCATCTCCGCTCAAGACCTAACGCCTCTCTCGAAATCCATGCGCACCTACGCGGTCGCGTGGATCAACCCTAGCCAAAAAGTGACCACCCAAACGGACCATCACCACACGAACCCCACGTGGAATGACAAATTCACTTTCCACGTGGACATCCAGGCCTTGTTCGCGATTAACGCAAACTTACACGTGGAGATCTACACAGTGTCGTGGTTCCGCCACGTCCTTGTGGGGACGGTCAACGTCCTAGTCAGTGATCTCCTGGCCCCGGCCATCCGGGGCTCACCCCAACAAAACACGAGATTTGTCGCCCTACAAATCCGACGCCCCTCGGGCACCCCTCAAGGCATCCTCAACATGGGGATAACCTTCACCGACAACAGCCTCCGTGCCATGCTCCGGCAGCACCACCACGAGAACTTCTCCGAGGTCTACGGGAAAGCGAATAACCCGCCTCGGGAAGCGGGAGGAGACCACGGAGGCGGATTTCGCAAGAAAATCCAATTGTGGCGGCGCTCAGCCAGCGAATCCGAGATCAACCATGACGACTTCCCTCTGAAGTCGGGATCCGTTTGCAACGGATCCATGATCAACGGATCCGTTTGTAACGGATCCATATGCAACGGATCCATGATATATGGGTCGGAGCTTTGCTCCGACATTGGGCCTTCGGCATCCATCGTGGCGGCTGACATGGCAATGAAGATGCAGCCGCCTCCAATGGCAAGGCCCCATGTCATCAAACACGTGGAGCATGCTGATGATTCGAGCTCAATTGTGGAGGAGATGACAATGGAAGACGCCATGGCCAAGGGATACATACCCCGAGTCGCCGGAGACAGGTGGCGGAGGGTGGTTTACGACGGCGATCAATCGGAAATGTCAGCCATGGGCAGCCGCCATGCGCGAGGGAACTCCGATGGCGGCCTGTTTTCGTGTATCGTTTACGGGATTGAGATCAAGATAGCATGCGGCGGAGGCGGAAACAATCCCGGCGGTGGTAAGCACGGAAATGCCGCCGGCGCGGATAGAAGGAGAGAATTACATTAG